A portion of the Polaribacter cellanae genome contains these proteins:
- a CDS encoding carboxypeptidase-like regulatory domain-containing protein: MQKTLLFFLFITISYTTISQNKNRLVSGKVLLELVPVSDVHIVNLTNSIGTVSNEFGYFKIPVKIGDSLSFSHLNFTKKHLLITEKNISEENLEIKLTEKTVELKEITLQKPRSIFYVDKEILQPNAHVDAKSLNLPYANTKQQKDNSIVSLNSGVAFSVDNIINSLNGNNKRAKVLKKMSAKDQQLSKIRKYVTDDFFITDLQIRKENINLFLNYCLNKNILFVYKKRNKLQFIQFLINQSKKFSQKLTSDKNILSKN; the protein is encoded by the coding sequence ATGCAAAAAACACTGTTGTTCTTTTTATTTATTACAATTTCGTACACAACTATTAGTCAAAATAAAAACCGATTAGTTTCAGGAAAAGTGCTTTTAGAACTTGTACCTGTTTCCGATGTTCATATCGTAAACCTAACAAACTCTATTGGAACCGTTTCAAACGAATTTGGATACTTTAAAATACCTGTAAAAATTGGAGATAGCTTGTCTTTTTCTCACTTAAACTTTACAAAAAAGCACCTATTAATTACAGAAAAGAATATTTCTGAAGAAAATTTAGAAATAAAACTTACAGAGAAAACTGTTGAATTAAAAGAGATTACATTACAAAAACCAAGAAGTATTTTTTATGTGGATAAAGAAATTCTTCAGCCCAATGCGCATGTAGATGCCAAATCTTTAAACCTTCCTTACGCAAATACAAAACAGCAAAAAGACAATAGCATTGTTTCCCTAAACTCTGGAGTAGCTTTTAGTGTCGATAATATTATTAATAGTTTAAATGGTAACAATAAAAGAGCCAAAGTTTTAAAAAAAATGTCTGCTAAAGATCAACAGCTCTCTAAAATTAGAAAATATGTAACAGACGATTTTTTTATTACAGACCTACAGATTCGCAAAGAAAACATCAATCTTTTTTTAAATTATTGTTTAAACAAAAACATACTATTCGTTTATAAAAAGAGAAACAAACTTCAATTTATTCAATTTTTAATTAACCAAAGTAAAAAATTTTCTCAGAAACTAACGTCAGATAAAAATATTCTGTCCAAAAATTAA